A region from the Onychomys torridus chromosome 22, mOncTor1.1, whole genome shotgun sequence genome encodes:
- the LOC118572135 gene encoding oncomodulin — MSITDVLSADDIAAALQECQDPDTFEPQKFFQTSGLSKMSASQVKDVFRFIDSDQSGYLDGEELKFFLQKFQSDARELTESETKSLMAAADNDGDGKIGADEFQEMVHS; from the exons ATGAGCATCACTGATGTGCTCAGCGCTGACGACATCGCGGCAGCCCTGCAGGAATGCCAAG ACCCAGACACTTTTGAACCACAAAAGTTCTTCCAGACATCAGGCCTCTCCAAGATGTCGGCCAGCCAAGTGAAGGATGTCTTCCGGTTCATAGACAGTGATCAGAGTGGATACTTGGACGGGGAGGAGCTCAA GTTTTTCCTCCAGAAGTTTCAGAGTGATGCTAGAGAGCTGACTGAGTCAGAGACCAAGTCCCTGATGGCTGCAGCGGACAATGATGGAGATGGGAAGATTGGAGCTGATG AATTCCAGGAAATGGTGCATTCTTAA